A single window of Rubripirellula lacrimiformis DNA harbors:
- the ligA gene encoding NAD-dependent DNA ligase LigA: MAQPAAKRVQELRQEVRRLDHLYYVEAKPAVTDLEYDRLLQELKQLETAHPELRSADSPTQRIGDAPVEHLVQVQHSVPMLSIDNTYSRQELQAYFDRTEKLLEGESIQWVMEYKIDGVAASVRYENGQMKLALTRGNGTVGDDITHNIRTVRDLPLSTRGETPPAVLEVRGEVYMTNADLADLNLRQAEAGDEPFKNTRNVTAGTIRLLDPAIAAQRKLRFFCHGVGQTEGLTSTTHIDFLEEIGHLGIPPTPDVQLLDGAAAAIEAVAILEDEMPDLPFEVDGIVFKVNDFAQREKLGMRSKSPRWLIAYKFERYEATTTLNSITVQVGKTGTITPVAHLTPVDIADTTVSRASLHNADEIERLDVREGDTVIVEKAGKIIPKVVRVEKHMRQGELTKWTFPTKCPECSSELVRDEGGVYIRCPNPQCPAQLRQRLIYFGSRTGMDIDGLGDEVVDLLLGHGLVHSYADLYRLTVDQVAQLTWPRQRKGKDGAMIDVQFGQLNAEALIKGIAASRNRGLARVLSSISIRHVGPRVARVISHDYHTIEQLMDASSEDLAAIHEIGDAIAKSVTEFCHSTAGQTIFRELAAAGVQLSDPEPEPIVGDNPIFGKTVVVTGTLKQFKRAEIKGLIEKLGGRASTSVSKKTDFLLAGEKAGSKLAKAKELGVNVISESDLQAMLDQRESSDT; this comes from the coding sequence ATGGCCCAACCAGCTGCGAAACGCGTCCAAGAACTGCGCCAGGAAGTTCGTCGTCTTGACCATCTGTACTACGTCGAAGCCAAGCCTGCAGTCACGGATCTTGAATACGACCGTTTGCTGCAGGAACTGAAGCAACTAGAAACCGCGCATCCCGAACTACGATCGGCCGACTCGCCGACGCAACGAATCGGCGATGCTCCCGTCGAACACTTGGTCCAGGTCCAGCACAGCGTCCCGATGTTGTCGATCGACAACACCTACAGCCGCCAGGAACTGCAGGCGTACTTTGACCGCACCGAAAAGTTGCTCGAAGGCGAATCCATCCAGTGGGTGATGGAGTACAAGATCGACGGCGTCGCGGCATCGGTACGTTACGAAAACGGTCAGATGAAATTGGCCCTGACACGCGGCAACGGCACGGTGGGCGACGACATCACGCACAACATTCGTACCGTGCGCGACCTACCACTATCAACTCGCGGTGAAACCCCTCCTGCCGTGCTGGAAGTGCGTGGCGAAGTCTACATGACCAACGCCGATCTGGCGGATTTGAACCTTCGCCAAGCCGAGGCGGGGGACGAACCGTTCAAAAACACTCGCAACGTCACCGCGGGTACGATCCGGCTGTTGGATCCGGCCATCGCGGCGCAGCGAAAGTTGCGGTTTTTCTGTCACGGCGTCGGTCAAACCGAAGGGCTGACATCCACAACACACATAGATTTCCTAGAAGAGATTGGACACCTGGGGATTCCCCCCACCCCAGACGTTCAGTTGCTCGATGGCGCAGCGGCCGCAATCGAAGCGGTGGCGATCCTAGAGGACGAGATGCCTGACCTGCCCTTCGAGGTCGACGGGATCGTGTTCAAGGTCAACGATTTTGCCCAGCGTGAAAAGCTGGGCATGCGGAGCAAGAGTCCTCGCTGGCTAATCGCCTACAAGTTCGAACGATACGAAGCGACGACGACGCTGAATTCAATCACGGTCCAGGTCGGAAAGACCGGCACCATCACTCCCGTTGCTCACCTGACGCCGGTCGACATCGCCGACACGACGGTATCGCGGGCATCCCTGCACAACGCTGATGAAATCGAGCGGCTGGACGTCCGCGAAGGCGACACCGTGATCGTCGAAAAAGCGGGCAAGATCATTCCCAAAGTCGTCCGCGTCGAAAAGCACATGCGGCAAGGCGAACTCACCAAGTGGACCTTCCCAACCAAGTGTCCCGAATGCAGCAGTGAACTGGTGCGTGACGAAGGCGGCGTCTATATCCGTTGTCCCAATCCACAGTGCCCAGCGCAATTGCGTCAGCGTCTGATCTATTTCGGCAGCCGTACCGGCATGGACATCGATGGCCTGGGGGACGAAGTGGTGGACCTGTTACTGGGGCATGGACTGGTTCACAGCTATGCCGACCTGTATCGGTTGACGGTCGATCAAGTCGCCCAATTGACCTGGCCTCGCCAACGAAAGGGCAAAGACGGCGCCATGATCGATGTCCAATTCGGTCAACTCAACGCCGAAGCCCTGATCAAGGGGATCGCCGCAAGCCGCAATCGCGGGCTGGCTCGCGTCTTGTCGTCCATCTCGATTCGTCATGTCGGACCGCGAGTTGCCCGAGTCATTTCGCACGACTATCACACCATCGAACAATTGATGGACGCATCGTCGGAAGATTTGGCGGCGATCCACGAAATCGGCGATGCGATTGCCAAAAGCGTCACCGAATTTTGCCACTCCACCGCCGGCCAGACCATCTTTCGTGAACTGGCAGCGGCCGGTGTCCAGTTGTCCGACCCCGAGCCCGAACCAATCGTCGGCGACAACCCCATTTTTGGAAAAACGGTGGTTGTGACCGGAACGCTGAAGCAGTTCAAACGCGCGGAGATCAAAGGCCTGATCGAAAAGCTGGGCGGACGAGCATCGACCAGCGTCAGCAAAAAAACCGACTTCCTGCTGGCGGGCGAGAAAGCGGGCAGCAAGCTGGCCAAAGCCAAAGAATTAGGCGTCAACGTGATCAGCGAATCTGACCTTCAAGCGATGTTGGACCAGCGCGAATCCAGCGACACTTAG
- a CDS encoding M50 family metallopeptidase, whose protein sequence is MNQLRPLSVPSSSAGRPASNKVAAKGPALLVRRRPDLKAVQTNHKHDSAVVIKDPIAMKYHRMRPDEFFVWEQLDGQTSLESIRSAYELRFAPYKVTTAELNQLIFRFHQNGLTVSDVSLQGERLRERSVKERKQRWMQHITGVLFIRFPGVDPEPLLRRIYPLVRPLFSKSGIVAWTLLAIASLYVFAIHYDSFVSQFPAMGQWIQLKAVLILAAVIGGTKILHELGHALVCKHFGGECHQIGPMLLVFTPALYCDTSDSWMLSNRFQRAAVGLAGIATEVMLAAIATIVWASTADGIVHYTAMNVMLVCSVSTLLFNANPLLRYDGYFVLSDLVDVPNLAEKSRRLLAAYANDWLLGVDELPTDPMSTGERIGLLVYAVAAFVYRWTLTLAILWLVGTLLTPYGLQSVGRLLCLFATGGMLFALFRAPVKFLRNPARRKNIRMNRLMTSAAVAVVLLVAAAYPIPSGVSVVARVVPHQETPLFVATSGILRVLHRSPGDQVREGDKIATLENADVELQYATIQGRQATQAAKVESMQRAALDSIEVANELPNQISLLRDLDQQLETHAKRRDGLVIQSPADGQLIAAPRRNEEPDAVAKNRLVSWSGYPTDPRNQGCYLEPGFELMSIVGDDRWDAEVVLDQSEVERIFLGSDVKMVLEAKPSVKLQGRVTEIARTEFDDSENGQRRDDPNAARSGNPLATSYMVRIELDETGDAPMIVGAAAAARIEATEISVIGRASRWLSGLLRFR, encoded by the coding sequence ATGAATCAACTGCGCCCATTGTCGGTCCCGAGTTCGTCGGCTGGTCGACCAGCATCGAACAAAGTCGCGGCCAAGGGCCCTGCCCTGCTGGTGCGACGTCGGCCCGACTTGAAGGCCGTTCAGACAAACCACAAGCATGATTCGGCTGTCGTGATCAAGGATCCGATCGCCATGAAGTACCACCGTATGCGGCCAGACGAATTTTTCGTTTGGGAACAACTCGACGGTCAGACGTCCCTGGAAAGCATCCGCAGTGCGTATGAATTGCGATTTGCACCGTACAAAGTAACGACGGCCGAATTGAACCAGCTGATCTTCCGGTTTCATCAGAATGGTTTGACGGTTTCGGACGTGTCGCTGCAAGGCGAACGTCTACGGGAACGATCGGTAAAAGAAAGGAAACAACGCTGGATGCAACACATCACGGGCGTGTTGTTCATTCGGTTTCCGGGTGTCGATCCCGAACCGCTGCTGCGACGAATCTATCCCTTGGTTCGGCCGCTGTTTTCGAAGTCGGGAATCGTCGCTTGGACTTTGTTGGCGATCGCCTCGCTGTACGTTTTTGCGATTCACTACGATTCCTTCGTTAGCCAATTTCCGGCGATGGGGCAGTGGATCCAATTGAAGGCGGTTTTGATCTTGGCGGCTGTGATCGGTGGAACCAAGATTCTGCATGAATTGGGGCACGCGTTGGTGTGCAAGCACTTTGGTGGCGAGTGTCACCAGATCGGCCCCATGTTGTTGGTGTTCACGCCGGCACTCTATTGCGACACGTCGGATTCTTGGATGCTGTCCAATCGATTTCAGCGCGCTGCGGTCGGCTTGGCGGGCATTGCAACAGAGGTCATGTTGGCCGCGATTGCGACGATCGTGTGGGCATCCACTGCGGACGGGATTGTTCACTACACCGCCATGAATGTGATGCTGGTGTGTAGCGTCAGCACGTTGTTATTCAACGCCAATCCGTTGCTTCGCTACGACGGCTACTTTGTGTTGTCCGACCTGGTCGATGTTCCCAACCTTGCGGAAAAGTCGCGTCGGTTGTTGGCAGCCTATGCCAACGATTGGTTGCTAGGAGTCGACGAGCTTCCGACCGATCCGATGTCGACCGGCGAGCGAATTGGATTGTTGGTCTACGCAGTGGCCGCCTTTGTCTATCGCTGGACCCTAACGCTGGCGATCCTGTGGTTGGTGGGAACTCTATTGACCCCCTACGGTCTACAGTCCGTTGGACGACTGCTGTGCCTGTTCGCAACCGGCGGCATGTTGTTCGCCTTGTTTCGTGCTCCCGTCAAGTTTCTCCGCAACCCTGCTCGTCGAAAGAACATACGCATGAACCGCTTGATGACCTCGGCTGCTGTGGCGGTGGTGCTGTTGGTCGCCGCCGCCTACCCGATCCCGTCGGGTGTTTCGGTGGTTGCACGCGTCGTGCCGCATCAGGAAACGCCGCTGTTTGTCGCGACCTCGGGGATCCTGCGTGTCCTGCATCGTTCGCCCGGTGATCAAGTCCGTGAAGGCGACAAGATTGCGACGCTGGAAAATGCGGATGTTGAACTTCAATATGCGACGATTCAAGGACGCCAAGCAACCCAGGCCGCCAAAGTCGAATCGATGCAGCGTGCCGCGTTGGATTCGATCGAAGTTGCGAATGAACTGCCCAATCAAATTTCGCTGCTACGCGATCTGGACCAGCAACTAGAAACTCACGCCAAACGTCGCGATGGACTGGTGATCCAATCGCCTGCCGATGGGCAACTGATCGCCGCCCCGCGACGGAACGAGGAACCTGACGCGGTTGCGAAAAATCGTCTGGTTAGCTGGTCTGGTTATCCGACCGATCCGCGGAACCAAGGTTGCTATCTGGAACCCGGTTTCGAATTGATGAGCATCGTTGGTGACGATCGTTGGGACGCCGAGGTGGTGCTGGACCAAAGTGAGGTGGAACGCATCTTCCTTGGCAGCGATGTCAAAATGGTTCTGGAGGCGAAGCCGTCGGTAAAGCTACAAGGCCGTGTGACGGAGATCGCAAGAACCGAATTTGACGATTCCGAAAACGGCCAGCGGCGCGACGATCCCAATGCCGCCCGTTCAGGGAACCCCTTGGCCACTTCGTACATGGTGCGGATCGAGCTGGATGAAACCGGTGACGCGCCGATGATTGTGGGCGCGGCCGCGGCCGCACGTATCGAAGCGACGGAAATCTCGGTGATCGGCCGAGCCAGTCGTTGGCTGAGCGGTTTGCTGCGGTTCCGCTAA
- a CDS encoding arylsulfatase — protein sequence MRIALPVTLFFFALCLNWSQAADRLPNIIYIMTDDLGYGDLGCYGQDVIQTPNLDQMAAQGIRFTDHYSGHTVCRPSRLVLWTGQHVGHTGLIGNRARNLSGMESTVAQRLKTAGYATGGVGKWALGHVDTPEQIDNPGHPNHNGFDMWMGYMNQSNAHNYYPPFLWRNKTQVPLVGNVLMESAEAKGRVSSERVVYSHDVMTEAALDFVRDHADDPFLLNIHWTIPHANNEGGRVTGDGMEVPSHGIYADRDWPSPEKGFAAMISKMDQDVGRLFDLLDELGLDEDTLVIFTSDNGPHSEGSHTHEYFDSNGPLRGYKRSLHDGGIRVPMIARWPGKIQAGRVTDLPSANWDFLPTACELAGIDRTDDATAIDGISYLPTLLGSDAAQDRHAYLYWASQEGQTSVAVRYRNWKLVKYAAGKARRNGPDTTAGGWRLYDLTKDIGENDDVSDQHPEIVQEIKALLVRDGLLDSAG from the coding sequence ATGCGGATCGCGCTGCCTGTCACGCTGTTCTTCTTTGCCCTGTGTTTGAATTGGTCCCAGGCAGCCGATCGATTGCCCAACATCATCTACATCATGACGGATGACTTGGGTTACGGAGATCTTGGATGCTATGGGCAGGACGTGATCCAGACGCCGAATCTAGATCAGATGGCAGCCCAAGGAATTCGGTTTACCGATCACTATTCCGGGCACACCGTTTGTCGCCCATCTCGTTTGGTTTTGTGGACCGGACAACATGTCGGCCACACAGGATTGATCGGAAACCGAGCTCGAAATTTGTCAGGCATGGAATCCACCGTGGCCCAGCGGTTGAAGACGGCCGGATACGCTACCGGAGGCGTCGGTAAATGGGCACTTGGACACGTCGACACGCCCGAGCAGATCGATAACCCCGGTCACCCCAACCACAACGGTTTTGACATGTGGATGGGGTACATGAACCAATCGAACGCGCACAACTACTACCCACCGTTTCTGTGGCGGAACAAAACACAGGTGCCGTTGGTCGGCAATGTGTTGATGGAATCGGCCGAGGCTAAGGGGCGTGTGTCATCCGAGCGAGTGGTCTATTCCCACGATGTGATGACCGAAGCGGCGTTGGACTTTGTCCGTGACCACGCCGACGATCCGTTTCTGTTGAACATCCATTGGACAATCCCGCACGCCAATAATGAAGGCGGGCGAGTCACCGGAGACGGAATGGAAGTCCCCAGCCACGGCATCTATGCCGACCGCGACTGGCCAAGCCCCGAGAAAGGTTTCGCGGCGATGATTTCGAAGATGGACCAAGACGTGGGGAGATTGTTCGATTTGCTAGACGAACTTGGATTGGACGAAGACACTTTGGTGATCTTCACTTCCGACAACGGGCCACATTCCGAAGGCTCGCATACGCACGAGTACTTCGATTCCAATGGCCCACTGCGCGGTTACAAGCGATCGTTGCACGACGGCGGAATCCGCGTTCCGATGATCGCCAGGTGGCCAGGGAAGATCCAAGCTGGCCGCGTCACCGATTTGCCTTCGGCCAATTGGGATTTTCTGCCCACCGCTTGCGAATTGGCCGGTATCGATCGGACTGACGATGCGACCGCGATCGATGGTATCTCTTATCTACCAACGTTGCTCGGCAGCGACGCGGCCCAGGATCGGCATGCCTATTTGTACTGGGCCAGCCAGGAAGGGCAGACGTCGGTCGCCGTTCGATACAGGAATTGGAAGCTGGTGAAGTATGCCGCTGGAAAGGCCAGACGAAACGGACCGGACACGACCGCGGGCGGATGGCGGCTGTACGATCTGACCAAGGACATTGGCGAAAACGATGATGTTTCCGACCAGCACCCAGAAATCGTTCAGGAAATCAAAGCTCTGCTCGTTCGCGATGGGCTGTTGGATTCAGCCGGCTAG